One Eptesicus fuscus isolate TK198812 chromosome 13, DD_ASM_mEF_20220401, whole genome shotgun sequence genomic window, gctggaaagaacaagaggctagggttgcccctggcgatggaggaagccaaacttctgaagccctggcctgccttggcctctgctctaggctacaaagtttcaattaaagaagatacataaatccccccaaaaatggttgccaccatggagcaagcaggaggcttggctccactccaggctacaaagtttctattatagaagataaataaatcccagataccagggcctctgattgggtcactggggtgtgtggccggcctgcaaaccaccacaggcccctcgcccaggccgccccacacgccaagggaacccccaccctgatccaggacacccttcagggcaaaccagctagcccccacccatacaccaggcctctatcctatctaataaaagagtaatatgtagattgaccatcactccaacacacaagatggctgccctcatgtggtcaaagatcctacccccatgtggacacaagatggccaccacaagatggccagcaagggagggcagttgtgagggaccaggcctgcaagggagggcagttgggggcaatcaagcctgcaggggagggcagttaggggtgaccaggccagcagaggtgggaagttgggggtgaccaggcctgcagggaagggcagttgggggggacctaggcctgcagtggagagcagtttggggggaccaagcctgcaagggatggcagttaggagcaaacaggctggcaggggaacagttggacatcaatcaggctggcgggggagtagttaggggctgatcaggctgacaggcagaagcagttaggggcaatcaggaaggcaggcaggtgagcagttgggagccagcagtcctggattgtgtgtgagagggatgtctgactgcttgtttaggcccaatcccggtgggtcccagattggagagggtgctggctgggctgagggacaccctccccctccatgcacaaatttcgtgcaccgggcctctagtagtgactATGAAAGACAATGAATTAACAATGTTGTCATAGACTTAGACAAGGTGAATGTTCCAAGGATCAGGATTAGCGATCTCAAGGCCAAAGTCCAGAGGCTCTGAAGTCAAAGTGTGAACATGTGTGAAAGAACATTATGCTAGAGATTTAGAGTCTGGCAATAGAAATGTtggtacaattttatttttattcctcacccaaggatatgtttattaattttttgtgttgtttgtgtgtgtgtgtgtgtgtgtgtgtgtgagagagagagagagagagagagagagagagagagagagagagagagaaacattgattgattgcctcccatacaccccttcctgggaatcaaacccaaaaacTGGGTATGTgctttgaccgggaatcaaacccacaacatttcAGTGTATTGAacgatgctccaacaaactgagcacTTGGCCAGGACAATGTTGGTACAGATTTAAGTAGAGATTGTTGACATTATTTCATGGCTTCATGGCTTTATAGTTCTTTTCAGTATTagatattcatttgtttttttttttacatgttgttCCTTAATTTGACAATATTATCAAGAAAACAAACCACTCTGAAGGCGAGAACTTTGTTTAAGTTATCTCCAgtacctcaaaaagaaaaaaatatagtaagtATTCAGTAAATAAATATCAGTCTATCAAGGGTGATACATATACAAATGATAACAAGTAGTAATTTACTTACTCTGTGAAAAATGGACTATAAGATCACAAACTTCTCTGACCTTAATATGTGACCCATTGGACTAAGAAATAATGAACCTagttcattatttaaaatttttattttactgaatactttttattatttaatatatattaattcaaATCATAGACAATAAATAGTTTCCAGCCTTACATCCCATATTATTCAGAACCGTCAGTGGTCAAACAGAATCTCTTTGGGCATTTGGAATAGTAGCAAGTTCTTCGTTTCATGAAGCATTCTTAGGATAGTGCTCACTCATGTTATAAATGTGACTTTGGATTTTCCTGATCCTTTTTTAATAAAGAGTTTCAGAATTTTATCTTGTATTGGCTTGGTTTTCACCACATACACAATGGGGTTCATCACAGGTGGAATGAGAAAGTGCATGTTGGCCAGGGTCACGTAAATGTGTGAGGGAAGTTTTGGGCCAAAGCGGTGCAGTATAGACAGGCAGATCATGGGTGTGAAGAAGAGGATCACAGCACAGAGGTGGGAAATACAGGTGTTGAGAGCCTTGAGGCGGCCACCATGGGATGCAATGCTTAGTACTGTTTTTAGGATCAGAATGTatgaaaaaagaatgaggagaaaATCAAGCCCCATAGTGGAGAGCAGCACGAAGAGTCCAAATATGCTATTTATTCTTGTGTTGGAGCAGGAGAGCTTTAGGATATCAGGATGCAGACAGTACGAATGAGAAAGTACATTGGAGCGACAAAAACACAGCCTTCTCAAGAGGATAGGAAGGGGTACCTGTATCGTGAAGGTTCGCACAGCAATGGCCAGACCTATCTTGGCAATTACACTATGGGTAAGGATGGAGGAATAGTGTAGTGGATAAGAAATGGCCACATAGCGATCAAAAGCCATTGCCAGTATGACAGCTGACTCAAAATCCTGGAAGGTGTGGATAAAAAACATTTGGGTAAAGCAAGCTGAGAAGGTGATCTCGCGAGCATCCAGCCAGAAGATCCTCAGCATTGTGGGGAAGGTGAAGAGGGACAGACCCAGATCAGAGGCTGCTAGCATGGCCAAGAAGAGGTACATAGGCACGTGGAGGGTCTGTTCTCGCCAAATAATTGCAATGATGGTCATGTTGCCCACTAAGGTAATGAAGAACATGAAAGAGAAGGGAATGGAGATCCAGATGTACACAGCCTCCAGCCCAGGTATGCCTGTCACCAGGAAGGTGGAGAATATGGAGTTTGTACTATTTTCATAATGCATGATGCCAGGGTAGCACGCCTTTCCTAAAAGAAAATTCATTGTTCCAAAAGCAAATGTTAAaaattacttcttcttttttacgCTCTTAGTGTTATACCTTGGAATAAATGATTCCTAACCTTATGAAAACTTTAATATTgatcttatttgtaaaatactcATATATAAAATGTGAGTCTAAACTAGAAAGTACCTATCCTGTTGGTCAAATTCTCCAGATATGCTAGCtaattgaaagggaaaaaaagtctaCTATCTACTTTCATGAGTTAGACTattttagattcaacatataagttATATCGggtagtatttgtccttctgcatttgtgtttttttaactagtctaatgacttccaggttcattcatgttattgcaaatgataggattttcttcctttttaaagctgaagaatatttcattttatgcatatgcaatattttctttatatatacatCTACCAATGGACATTCAGGTTGCAATTACCTAAGTCATACAAATGGTATAATGGTATTTTAAACTGAgtactaaaatcctcaataaaataagaTAGATTCACACTTTGCCTTATCATTACAGTAGCACACTATTCTATGAAATTTCTCTGCCTTGGTCAACAATGATACATGTTAAACTAGTGATTAATAGCATGCACTGATCTGCTTTTTATGCAAAGAGATGGATATAGAAAGTTAAAATActaatttagaaaacattttatatagatTTGTTATATACATTTGACATAATTCTgttactttaataataaaattttggtTTCATATTTTGggtacattttaattatgttctaCCATTTAATTTGTACTTATGTTTTACAATGAATCTACATAGGCATTCCATACACACTCGTCACATCCCTATGAAGTCATTCCCACTAACAATAAACTCTTCTGTAAACTATTCCTCCTGATTTGTCACCATTCTCACTCACTAATATCATTGCTGATATTGTGTGTGTGAGCCTTATGAAATTTGCACTTCAAAATCTTTATTGTCTGCATGAGACAGACAGACTCTACCTGTGATAGCCTAAGTATTTCCCATATGATTTACTAAAAATTTCACTTGTGTCTAATTCTTGATAAGGAAATATtagtaaagaaaacaataaaaatttaaataacttttcttCCAAGCCTTACACTCTCCTTGCCCTCCTATTAAAGATGAGAAGCTTAGGACCCTGCCCACTGCCTCTGCCTTTAAATTGGAATACTATTTAATTTGTCAAAGTCTCAATCTGGGTCATTTGGGTGAGACTTTCAGACGTGATTAATTAATACCCTACCTGCTATCTAATACataaagaatgagaaataaagttaaaattagtCCCAGCAGcattataaacacatttttaaaaatatatttagaattatGCTGGGACAGGGCAGATGGAAGAGTATGtaataaactcatttttatttcatgggAGCACATTCTGCCTCCTCTAATCATGGGGCCTCTTAGAGTTAAGTGTCTGCTGCCAGATTTCTTTATAGTGCCTTTTCGCATCCAGGAGTTCCCTGTCATTTTCAGAGTATATGTTTCCTGTTCAGAAATGTAGCTAAATCTCATATTCAATGTTCTCATAGGCAAGGATAGTTCTCTTTTTATTTGATTCAGGAATACTTTAAGCCCACTTTCTTTACGTGGTTCAGTGTCATTGTCCAAAcatatcagttttttttttttttttaaagaaggctactttcaaaaagagaaacattctgTAGGCCTTATGATTCCTTGTATTACAGGCTACACTTTCCTTACTCACTAATTTATTACAAGTCTCTAAAATTTGTTCTATCTCAAATTCAACTCATGTAAAACCTTGTTTTCATTCTCACCTGGCATCTTAAGGCAGCATAGTTGCTAAAATCATGCAAAGGCAGCTTTCTTATCCATGTCTAAGATAAAAATGTCGGTGACCTGATTTGAGTTGCTTTATTATTCATGGAGCTTTCCCTTGGAAATAGGAATCTCCTGGGATTCCATCTCCGCTTGAATTGAGAGTTCTCATTAATCCTTTTTACTTCTTAGAAATGATCCCCAAATGGCCTGAGTTCTGGGGCCTTTTTTGCATCAGGTGAATTCAAAGTCAAACTAATCAACACAGAATTTCACAATAAGTGTTGGCATGAATTCAAATCTgtccaaaatcaattttaaaaattatttatatatgtctGAAATCATTCATATTCTCATTGgtatcattcatatttttataacatatgTTGGGaattctaaaatgtttatttcatgaaAGGctcattaaattttaatatattttcaatttatcaATGTTTCAGATATAAATCACTACTTAGTGTATGTGTAAATTACTTCAGTATTCAGAAAtgataaactatattttttcctGCTATCATCCTTCATCCTCCAAGCATATCATTATCTTACACAGACACATCAATGTATGGCAATGtcctatttttctttcccctAGGGCCTGGTgaccaccattctattctctgcttTGAGTCTGACTGTTTTAGGTActtcacataagtggaatcatacagtatttgttcttctatgactggacaaTTTCATTTAATACAATGTTCACCAGGTTCATccgtgttgttgcaaatggcaggatttccttcttttcttaaggctgaataatatttcattgtgtgcatACACCACATGTTTTTTATCTGTTTAActgtcaatggacatttgggttgtttcaatgtcttggctattgtaaataatgctgcaataaacatgagaGGGCAGatatttctttgattaaaaaacaagaggCTGGATGTATCCTCAAgtcttatataatatatatatatatatacacacacacactttttttatcCATAAGTAGTAATTGCTGAAACATATGGTAGTTTCAGTTATATTTTTGAGAAATCTCCATAACTTTTCCCATAGCATTTAAACCatatacattcccaccaacagtgtacaaaggTTCAAATTTCTTCACTTTCTTGCTAACACTTAtctttgataatagccatcctaacaagtatgaggtgatatttcattgtggtgtGAATTTTCATTTCCCCAGTGATTAGTGAGCATCCTCATCTATACCTATTGGCCATGTGTATGTCTTCATCCATTTAGGCTGTTGTAACAGACTACGGTAGACTGGATAAtttgtaaacaacagaaatttatcacCTAAAGCAGTTGCCAAATCAAAACACTTGTTTGTAACACTTTTCAACATAAACCACTCTTCACCCCAACCATCTGAGACAAATATTTTTGTACTGCAGGAACTTGAGCCTACCTTGTAATTGGGGCCTTTCAAAAAACCACTAAATAAGTCAGATAATGAAAATTACAAGGCCTGGAAAGATCTGAGGTCCATTTTTCTCCCTCTTATGACTTGAAATTTGCACAGGGATGCAAgttgatattttttaagtttattataaAGCTGGAGAGTAAAAAGTATAATTATAGCAaggtaatatttataaataatattgcttTTCAGGTACCTATAATCTTctttaatattcaaataatttgAATCTTTGGCTTTTGCCTCCAAAAACTGAaccttaaaatgaaaataaaatataaacttttaattatacctcaattttggATACCTTTACTTTAAACAGTCTTTTAGATTTCCCAGAAGACCActaaaaattacaataatttgTTCTTTCATCTTATAAAAAGAGGActggaaatatttaaatttatttggtaTGTTACCATTCATGAGTTTAACAGGAAGAATAGTCCAATGAAAAGAGATGCTCTACTCTCCTTAAGTTAAATTGGTATAATTGAatgtttttcatataaaaatcctactaggcagccattggctcctcacagttcacccagatttggttctgattggtcattttctatgccaggcagtgtcaaaagctccatctcctagtcagccattggctcctcacagttcacccagatttggttctgattggttggtttctatgccagtcagcatctctgggcctatctctgggcctgatcagagaggggggggctgatcagcagccctcgTGGAGGCccgaagagaaagagaggaatgctgctggccaggcctggagagaaagagagaggcaagggctaaTCAACagttgccacagaggctacagatcagaccctgctcctctctccaggcctctctctgggcctgatctgcggCCCccttagcagtcagtgctgggtcactgcacctgcagtggcagcagtgcaggactgacttctggtgttcggtcgagccttcgTTCGTTttggtcactgcctttttatatatatagactagaggcccggtgaacaaaattcatgcacagagaaGGTCCCCTCAGtaaagcctgcaccctctccaatccaggacccctcaggagatgtctgactgctgggatcgggcctaaactggcagtcggacaccaCTCTCATAATcctagaccactggctcctaactgctcacctgcctgcctgcctgatcacccctaactgtcccccatgatgacctggtcactccttactgcccctcctgctggcctggtcgcccccaactgccccctccaccagcctggttgctcctaaataccccccctgctggcctggtcaccccatgcagcctgctgctcagtcatttggtcatccctcactaacccccctgctggcctggtcaccccacacagcctgtttggttatccattcagttgttttggttgtgactgtcacttacgcttttatatatatagataatacatcctaatatataaaaacccagggtctgtaatgactGAAGGCTCGATCTAACACCAGGGTGCATGCGCAGCAGGCTCCGGTGGGTAGGGATTGGTTAgggggctgaactgctgacctctcggggagaaagagaggtggggctgatcagtgGCTACCATgactgtggatcagaccctgcttctctctgtctcttgggGCCTCACCAGAagccacacctctctctctctgagagatcagcagttcagcctgcttgccagcagCTTGGGGTGGCTGTTGATCATCCCTGCCTATCTGatgaggcccagagataggcctggaaatgctgactggcatagaaactgaccaatcagaaccaaatctgggtgaactgcaaagggcagttgggggtgataacctaaggtgggggctgaggagaggttttaagcacaacagctgtttggtgtaaggtgtaagaaagtgattcaactttttaatgactggtttggcattatagtgcatatggctggctatcagtccagatatagggattatgtatttttgtctgcaaagagcatctcctcctgcttaaaaaggctcccccccccaatataagcaattctatcctatattatctatctatactaataaaagggtaatgtctTATTAGACTGAGTCAACCATCCATcttccgacttccttctggacaaagccatggtggtgggggccgaggcagaggcagaggcagttaggggctatcagactggtaggagagggaagttgggggcaagattagaCTGgcagggagttaggggcaaccaggccagcagaagaggaatgctgggggtgagatcaagccagcaacagagagcagttaggggtgatcaggcaggcagaggaagttaggggtgattaggctggcaggggagagcagttaggggcaagatcaggccagcaggggagggcaatttctTCTTAGACCTCAAGGTTTGTAgtcatgaaataaataaaattaggttaaatattataattaattaagTAAATGAGATTCAAGGACACCTATGAATTTTTATATATCTAAATCTCATATCAGGGTGGGGGAAAGTCAGATTTATCCGAATATATGTATTCTTGTACATAAAATCTGATGTTTTTAAATCTGGAACCCAATCATTTTTGATTAGGGAGATACTGACAAAGAATTTGGCATCTTTAACTGTCTCCTTTCTTGTAAAGTAGAGATAAaaccctggtttggctcagtggatagagcgtaggcatgcagactgaaaagtcccaggtttggttccagtcaagagcaaatgcccagattgcaggcttgatcctcagtagggggtgtgcaggaggcaaccaatcattgattctctctcatcattgatgtttctgtctatctcttcctttcccttcctctctgaaatcaataaaactatatttaaaaaaataaataaagtggagCTAATAAGATAGCTCATGAACATGGCTAACAGTGTGTTGATTgtgggggaagaggaggtggaTGGAGATAAAAGAGGATGtaagggaataaatggtgatggaaaaataaaaataaataaataaatggaactaatAAAACTTCCCTTGATTTAAGAAAGAataattttagccctagccagttttgctcattggatagagtgctggtctgtggactgaagggttccaggttcaattctgttcaagggcacatgcccgagttgcaggttcaatccccagtagggggcatgtaggaggaagcaaatcaatgattctctttcatcattgatgtttttatctctctctccctctcccttcctttctgaaatcaataaaaatatgttaagaaaaagaaaggataatTTTAGTAATGTAGTTAATGTTTGGAGCTTGAGACCGACAttaaataacaatttatttaattcttcctagaataaagtattttaaagatttCCTTCACTTGCTTTAGTTACATATTAATGTGCAAAAATAACACTTTCACAGGTATAGCATATTACTAGTGTTATCTCTCAGCTGATATATTTATTAATCTATCCATATATTcatcaatatttattataaacagTCTTATAGATATTTCACAAGGTAATGAAGTTGCAATGGCAAAGGCAATAGAGATGGTCTTTGATTGCCATTAAACAGTAGTTATGTTAGCAGGTAACAAGAGGTGTAACTATTAAATGCAATGATCTATGTCCAtaaatattcatttgtttattgaagAAGGAAATTAGATTTACTGAATAGAGTATATACCAGAGGTTCAGAAGAAAGCAGCACAGTGCTTctcacaataatttttaattgagaaaCTAGACATGAAGATATAAGTAAAACATTGCTGTGTTATAATAAAATCACCTATGGGTATATTAAAGGCTAATGGGAAGTGCCAATACTACTAAAATATCAAGAACATTCATAATGAAGAAAATTTTGTTTAAGATTGGTGTTGAAATTTGAAATTAGGGAATTGGTAAAAAAGAGTAAGGTAAAGACTGGCATATaagtgtataaatatattta contains:
- the LOC103304112 gene encoding olfactory receptor 51G2-like — translated: MHYENSTNSIFSTFLVTGIPGLEAVYIWISIPFSFMFFITLVGNMTIIAIIWREQTLHVPMYLFLAMLAASDLGLSLFTFPTMLRIFWLDAREITFSACFTQMFFIHTFQDFESAVILAMAFDRYVAISYPLHYSSILTHSVIAKIGLAIAVRTFTIQVPLPILLRRLCFCRSNVLSHSYCLHPDILKLSCSNTRINSIFGLFVLLSTMGLDFLLILFSYILILKTVLSIASHGGRLKALNTCISHLCAVILFFTPMICLSILHRFGPKLPSHIYVTLANMHFLIPPVMNPIVYVVKTKPIQDKILKLFIKKGSGKSKVTFIT